Genomic DNA from Edaphobacter lichenicola:
TGCTGCTTGTGTTGGCAGAGTTCTTGTGAGACTGCTTCAACACAATGAAAATGCTTTGCTTACCGCTGTTGTTGGATGGAAGTCGCCGTATCCGGGCAAATGTTGCTCGTATTGCATTTACTTCAAACGTTTGAGTAGAGGAAATGTCGTCAATCTTCCCCGGCTGAGGATTCTGCGGGATCGGCCTATTGCTTGTCAAGAAAGTTTTTGGCGTGGAGGTGACTCGGAGGAGCCGGGGAAGACACTTGCCGCCTGCTGGTCATACCAGTTTTCCAGGAGTGGAAGATCGCTCTCCCAGCAACGGAGGAACTCTTTACCAATGCGTGAGTTAATGTCGCTTTCGGGCTGTATTTCGATAGGCGCGGTGAGGTTGATTTCGAGAGTGGTCGGACGATTTTATGAGGGCTGCGGGACTCTGGCTGGTTACTCCTTTTACCTGGTTACTCCTTTAATGGCCGGGGGGCGCAAGGCTTTTGGAGAGGCGGAGCTGGCGGCCTGGAGGGTGCTGAAACGTGGTTTCCAGGGATGTGCGGGGAGGCTCAGTTTGGGGTCTTGAAGGTGGCCAGAAGGCGCTCGCGAACGAAGACGATGTGATCGCGCATGGCCAGGCGGGCTTCGCGCTTGGAGTCTTTCTTGAGGGCCTGGTAGATCCTGGTGTGTGCTACGGGCGCTGTGGTCGCTGAGAGCTCATAGGATTTGGAGCGGCAGAGGAGAGTTTTTTGCTGCACGTTTTCGAGGACGCGGCAGAGCTCCTGGTTGCCGGTGGCGGCGGTGATGAGGCTGTGAAACCGCATGTCCTCTTCGATGTGCTCGAGCTTGTTGCCGTTCTTGAGGAACTTTTTGGTGCGGTTGATGCTGGCGGCGAGATCGGTGAGCAACTTGGGGGTGATGGTCGCTGCCTCGATGGCGTGGACCTCGAGGAGTTCGCGGAGTTCGTAGAGATCGCGGATCTCTTTGGCGGAGAACTGGCGGACGTAGGCGCCGCGGCGGGCTTCAATGCGAACGAGGCCTTCGGCTTCCAGTCGATTGAGCGCTTCGCGGACGGGGGACTTGCTGATACCGAGCTGCGTGGCGAGGGACTCTTCGGTGAGCCGGGATAGTTCGCCGAGGGTCCCGTTCAGCACGCTCTGCTTGATGCTGCGGTAGGTAAGCTCTGTGAGATTTGGAATTTTAGCGAGCTTAATCATGATGTGGTCTGGAGGATTCTACACGACTGGACGTGGGCGCTCGCTTGCGTGGCTTGAAATGGTGGTCTCAGCGTGTGTGGGCAATTTCCTGACCTATCCTGCTGCCGATTCTTGCTACCGATCTGGCGATCGACTTTGATTCGATTGGGTAGGACCAATCAGCCGGGGCCGGACGCGAAGACTAACTGCCGGGATGGTACTGACGTGCGGTGTGGTCCTTGAGGTCTGAGGGGTAGAAGTAG
This window encodes:
- a CDS encoding GntR family transcriptional regulator, with translation MIKLAKIPNLTELTYRSIKQSVLNGTLGELSRLTEESLATQLGISKSPVREALNRLEAEGLVRIEARRGAYVRQFSAKEIRDLYELRELLEVHAIEAATITPKLLTDLAASINRTKKFLKNGNKLEHIEEDMRFHSLITAATGNQELCRVLENVQQKTLLCRSKSYELSATTAPVAHTRIYQALKKDSKREARLAMRDHIVFVRERLLATFKTPN